The following nucleotide sequence is from Devosia salina.
CGGATGCGTCGGCGGCCACCAGCACGACCGGGTTGAGGCCGCGCACCACGTCGCGGGCGAAATCATCGGGAATGACGATGACGAAATTGGCCTCGCCCCGCCGCAGCGCCTCCTCGCCGGCTTCCGGCCCGCGCACCTGGCCGATGAAGTCGAAATAGCCCGAGGTTTCCATGCCGGCCAGCAGCGCCCGGGTCAGTGGCCCTTCGTCATTGACCTCCACCAGTGTCGGCAGATGCCGCGGATCGGCATTGATGGCGAAGCCGAACAGCATGAGCTGGATGATGGGCAGCCCGATCATCATGGCAAAGGTCACCCGGTCGCGCCGCATCTGGATGAATTCCTTGAGCAGCACCGCCAGGAACCGGCTGATGGAAAATCCCATGCTCATGCGGCATCGCGCGAGAAATTGTCCCGCGCCCCCGCCATGAGATAGATGAAGGCCTCCTCCAGCCCCGCCGGCACCTTGCTCCAGTGCTGGTCGCCTTCCGCCTCGAACCGGCGCACCGTGGTTTCGAGGAGGTCCGCATCTGTGCCCGACACATGCAGCGCCGAGCCGAAGCGCGCCACCTGGTCGACGCCGGGCTGGCCATGCAGTGCCGTTTCCAGCGCCACTAGGTTCGTGCCTTCGGCGCGCCAGGTGCTGAGGCCCACCATGGTGGGAATTTGTGTCGCCGGGCCGTCGATCAGCTTTTTGCCATAGGCGATATAGGTGATGAAATCGCACTGGATGGCTTCGTCCATGTAGTGCGTCGACACCAGCACGGTCACCCCGGCCTTGGAGAGGCGCCGAATCTCGTCCCAGAAATCGCGCCGCGCCTTGGGATCGACGCCCGCCGTCGGTTCATCGAGCAGCAGCAGCTTGGGGTCATGGATCAGGCAGGCGGCCAGCGCCAGGCGCTGCTTCCAGCCGCCCGACAGCGTGCCGGCCAATTGCCCCGACCGGTCTGCCAGCCCCAGCTCCTCCAGCGCCTTGCTGACCCGCTTGCGCCGGCCGGCCACGCCATACATGCGCGCCACGAAATCGAGATTCTCGCGGATCGTCAGGTCCTCGTAGAGGCTGAATTTCTGCGTCATATACCCGACCTGGGTCTTGATGCGCCCGGCCTGGTGCCGCACATCAAATCCCAGGCACTGCCCATCGCCCTGGTCGGGCGTCAAAAGCCCGCACAGCATGCGGATCGTCGTGGTCTTGCCCGAGCCATTGGGACCGAGAAAGCCATAGATGGCGCCGCGCGGCACCGCGATATCGAAATGATCGACCACGGTCTTGTCGCCAAACCGCTTGGTCAGCCCCCGCACGTCGATGACCAGCGGCGCGCTCATGGCAGCACCGTTACCGGCTGTCCGGGCTTGAGGGCATTGGCCGTCTCCAGCCGCGCCTTGACCAGATAGACCAGCCGGCTGCGTTCCTCGCGCGAATAGATCACCGGCGGCGTCGTCTGCGGCTCGCTGGCGATTTGGGTTACCCGCGCCGCCTGGCCGCTGGCGCAGCCGTCGCAGGTCACCGTCACCTCGGCCCCCACCGCCAGGGCGGCGCGCTCGACCTCGGGCACGAAGAACCACACTTCGAGCGGCCCCTGGGGCAGCATGGAGATCACCGGCGCGCCGACCCCGGCCACCTCGCCGACCCGGAAGAACACCCGGTCCACAATGCCCGCCACCGGGGCCTCGATGGTCCGGTCGTCCATGTCCTGGCGGGCGCGCTCGGCATCGGCCTCGGCGGCGCTGAGATTGGCCTCCGCCGCCACCTGCTGGGCATTGCGGGCCGGCAGCTCGGCCACCGCCAATTGCGCCCGCAACTGGTTCACCTGCGCTTGGGCCGAGGCCAGCGCCGTGCGGTCCTGCTCCAGTCTTACGCTGGGGACGGTGCCGGCTTCCACCAGCCGTTCGCTGCGGCTGAGATTGGATTGCGCCTGCGCCAGGTCCGCTTCGGCCTTGGCCAGCGACGCCCGGATCACATCCAGTTCCTCGCTGCGGCTGCCGGTCTCGAGATTTTCCAGCGTTGCCCTGGCCGCCGAAACCCGCGCCATGGCCGCATCGAGCAGGTTCTTCTGCTGCGTGGCATCGAGGGTAAAGAGCGTATCGCCCGCGGCCACGATCTGCCCTTCCTCGGCGTCGAGCGACACGATCCGCCCCGCGCTCACCGGCGCGACATAGACATAGTCGGCCTCGAGATAGCCGCTATAGCCCGCCGGATCGGCCCCCGGCGAAAACACCGACAGCACCGCCGCCATCAGCCCTGCAAGAAATTCGTTCATGGCGTGCCGTCCGATCTTTCGGCCGCGAGCCCGCCGAACAGGATGTCGATATGGTTGTCGATGAGCCGGTCGAGCGCCAATCCGTCCTCGGGGCGGATACCGAAAATCTCGCTCAGCGCCACATGGGCGATCAGCGGCCCGACGATCGAGCGCACGGTGAGGTCAGGGTCGACCGCGCGCAAATGCCCCGATGCCACGCCGCGCTCCACCAGGCCCGTCAGCACCGGCATGGCCTTGTCGAGCACGTCGCGGCGATAGATGTCGGCCATGCCGGGAATATTCATGCCCTCGCGCAGGAACAGGCGCGGGATCGCCAGCTTGGCCGGGTCGCTCAACAGGCCCGCAATGGTCTTGAGCAGCATGGTGATGGGCAGGCGCGGATCGCCCTCGAAGGCGGCGAGCTGGGGCAGGGCCCCACTGGCGATCGGCGCCACCGCGCGCTGGATGATGCCCTCGATCAACGCCTCCTTGGAGGCGAAATAGAGATAGACCGTGCCTTTGGACACCCCGGCGCGCCGGGCGATGTCTTCCATCTTGGCGCCAGCAAAGCCCTGCTCGGCGAACACCGCCATGGCGGCGTCGAGCAATTCGTCCGGCCGCGCTTCGGCCCGTCTGCTGAATTTCTTTTCGCTCTTCATGTCACGCACTATAACTAACTGACCGGTCAGTTAGCAAGAAGAGTCTTTGTCGCACCCCTACAGGCGCATTGCCCCGCCGCGCGCAAACTTGTAGATCGGTGACGTCGTGACCAGATAGGGTCATCGCCACCCAACAGGGCCTTGCTCATGACCGATCTCAAGCTGATTGCGCTTGATACCGAAGACCTCGAAGTCATCTCCGCCCATCTGCAGGACGCCGTCATCCGCGTCGCCGACATGGGCTTTGCCCGTCGCGACCGGCGTTTCGCCCTGCTGATGAACCGGTTCGACTGGGCGGCCGACAAGCCGCGGTCGAGAGGCGTGCGCAAGCGCGCCGCCCTCCATTTCAGCGGTGTCACCCATGCCGCCTTTGCCGGTTTCGACCCCACGGCCCCCGATGGCGTCGTCGAACTCCTCGCCATCACCTTCGAACCCGGTGAAGCCCCCTCCGGCATTGTCGAACTGCGCTTTGCCGGCGGCGGAACGGTTCGCCTCAGTGTCGACTATCTCGAGGCGCGCCTCGCCGATCTTGGTGCGGCCTGGGCCGCCTCGGCCCGGCCCAATCACGCGCTGGACTAGGCGTCAGGTTCCATGCTTCAGGCACAGCACAGCCCCAATAGCCGAACCCTCACCTCCCCCTTGATGGGGGAGGCCGGGAGGGGGTGCCCGCGGGCACAATGCCTGCAGTTTGCCCTGCTGCCGACTACCCGATAGAAAGCTCCCCATGCCCCTTCGCCTCGACAGCGCCGAAGCCGATTTCGAACAGCGCTTTTCCGATCTGCTTGCCGGCAAGCGCGAGTCCAGCAAGGACGTCAACGACACGGTCGCAGGCATCATCGCCGATGTGCGGGCGCGCGGCGATGAAGCCGTCGTCGAACTCACCAACAAGTTCGATCGCGCCGGCGTCACCCGCGACACCCTGGCCTTCACCGCAGATGAGAT
It contains:
- a CDS encoding ABC transporter ATP-binding protein, encoding MSAPLVIDVRGLTKRFGDKTVVDHFDIAVPRGAIYGFLGPNGSGKTTTIRMLCGLLTPDQGDGQCLGFDVRHQAGRIKTQVGYMTQKFSLYEDLTIRENLDFVARMYGVAGRRKRVSKALEELGLADRSGQLAGTLSGGWKQRLALAACLIHDPKLLLLDEPTAGVDPKARRDFWDEIRRLSKAGVTVLVSTHYMDEAIQCDFITYIAYGKKLIDGPATQIPTMVGLSTWRAEGTNLVALETALHGQPGVDQVARFGSALHVSGTDADLLETTVRRFEAEGDQHWSKVPAGLEEAFIYLMAGARDNFSRDAA
- a CDS encoding DUF2948 family protein, whose product is MTDLKLIALDTEDLEVISAHLQDAVIRVADMGFARRDRRFALLMNRFDWAADKPRSRGVRKRAALHFSGVTHAAFAGFDPTAPDGVVELLAITFEPGEAPSGIVELRFAGGGTVRLSVDYLEARLADLGAAWAASARPNHALD
- a CDS encoding TetR/AcrR family transcriptional regulator, whose translation is MKSEKKFSRRAEARPDELLDAAMAVFAEQGFAGAKMEDIARRAGVSKGTVYLYFASKEALIEGIIQRAVAPIASGALPQLAAFEGDPRLPITMLLKTIAGLLSDPAKLAIPRLFLREGMNIPGMADIYRRDVLDKAMPVLTGLVERGVASGHLRAVDPDLTVRSIVGPLIAHVALSEIFGIRPEDGLALDRLIDNHIDILFGGLAAERSDGTP
- a CDS encoding HlyD family secretion protein, giving the protein MNEFLAGLMAAVLSVFSPGADPAGYSGYLEADYVYVAPVSAGRIVSLDAEEGQIVAAGDTLFTLDATQQKNLLDAAMARVSAARATLENLETGSRSEELDVIRASLAKAEADLAQAQSNLSRSERLVEAGTVPSVRLEQDRTALASAQAQVNQLRAQLAVAELPARNAQQVAAEANLSAAEADAERARQDMDDRTIEAPVAGIVDRVFFRVGEVAGVGAPVISMLPQGPLEVWFFVPEVERAALAVGAEVTVTCDGCASGQAARVTQIASEPQTTPPVIYSREERSRLVYLVKARLETANALKPGQPVTVLP